The DNA segment AAAATAAAACTGACCCATGAAAAATACGACCTACAACACAGGCGATTAGGTGCCGTAGCACTCGAGCATCTAAAGCTAGTGTCAATGAGGCTAACCAAGTCCACACCTACCTGGTTTATCTTCGCAATCTGCCTTACGAAGAACAGCTCTATTGGCAGTCGTTTAACGAATGGCCGAAAGCAGGCATTTCTCAACGCGCATACCAAACTGACATTGTTGGCACGTTTAGCTCGATTGAAGATCCTCTCATCGACATCAAGCGTCAGATCAGAGCGTGAAATAAGCAAACGTTGGATTGGTGGCAATCTCGACCAACGAACTTGCAAACACCGTTCACTACCGTTTTCCGCATCTCAAGCTGAATGGTCCGATTCGATATTGAAATTAAGCCAACTGTTTGATAGGGGGTTTTCAAGATTGCTGGTCTTCGCGCAAGACTTACTAAAGTAGAATCTTTCGAGAAGAAAGATTGGGGTCGCTGAAACTGCTAATGGAGCTAGCAAAGTCAAAATTCGACGAGACAACTTCAACAAGGCTTTTGAAACCTCTTAGAGAACTTCGGGAGCTGCGTCTCCAAGGTCATAGGGCACGCAGTGAAGCAGTGACAAGAAGAAGAAGCTTATCGATACTGCAATGCAGAAGCATGGATCGCTCTATAAACACTTTGAGAGTCTCTCGAGCGACTGCAACAGAGCGCTGGAGCAAATCGTCGCCATGTTGAGCGCATCAGTGCCATGAAACAGGTTTGCCCGAGCGGTGACTAGATCGGTTGGAATCGCGTTGGTCTAAAAAACTACACTTGCTGAAAATTTGGTTTGCCCCAAGTCACCCAGAGCTGTGCCTCCCTTCGAGAGATATCCACTTTTTTACCAGACTGGTGAGTAGTCCTGCTATCGACCCGGTTTAAAAGTTGACTGGTATCAGCACTGGATCGAATTCGCCTTTAATTCGCCAAGAATTGCCAAATAGCTCGCCAAAAAGTCGGACAAATAATTCGCCAAGTTACACCGCAAGAAGACGCTGGAGGTCCTTGATCTTGACGCATCTGATCGCGGTCAAATTAAATAATCGAGCGGACAATTACTTTTGACCTGTTGGCAAGCTGTAAAAGTTGAAGTCAGCGACAATTAGAATTGAGGGTGTGAAAAATCCCCAAACCCTTACCTGGGGCGGCGCGGACAATTACTTTTGACCTGTTTGCTGCTCTCCTTTGTTTCGCTTTTTAGCGCTCTCCGCGCGGTAGCTTTCACCGTTCAGTTCCAGCACGATCGAATGGTGGACCAAGCGGTCGATCGCTGCCATCGTCGTCATTGCGTCCTTAAAGACGGTGTCCCATTGCGAAAACGGCAGATTACTTGTGATGACCAGGCTGCGAGTCTCGTACCGCTCTGACAGCAGCACAAACAAGACATCAGTCTCGTCCCTGTTTTGCGGGATATATGAAATGTCGTCGATAACAATCGCGTCGAACTTGTCCAGCCGTTTCAGCAGCACATTAAGTCTCAAATCTCTTTTTGCCGCTAGCAAATCCTGCACCAGGGCACTGGCCGTCGTGAATAAGACCTGGCGGCCACGCAGGCACCATTCTCGTGCAAATGCAGCAGCCAAATGCGTTTTACCGGTTCCAGGATTTCCAAAAATCAAAATATTCTC comes from the Candidatus Obscuribacter sp. genome and includes:
- a CDS encoding ATP-binding protein: MESEDRYNRKTERLIKQAKLPRGKTLEKFDLTKFPHLPQSQILEIGEGGCLDRAENILIFGNPGTGKTHLAAAFAREWCLRGRQVLFTTASALVQDLLAAKRDLRLNVLLKRLDKFDAIVIDDISYIPQNRDETDVLFVLLSERYETRSLVITSNLPFSQWDTVFKDAMTTMAAIDRLVHHSIVLELNGESYRAESAKKRNKGEQQTGQK